One Haloimpatiens massiliensis genomic window, AATAAACTTCGTGCTAGTGACAAGATTAATCAGTTATCCTGGATAATAAGCAATAGTGCGATTTTTACTATGTTTAGTAGAATAGGATATGAATTAAGAATAAATCAGGAAGTCAAATTTGATTTCCTGTTTAAAGATTTAAATTTAAAGGCAAATGTTAATTAAATTGAGGATATAGACCATAAATCCATAATGTTATTTATTAATATGATTTATTAAAATTGGAGAACTAGAAATATAGATATAAATTAATATGTATTACGATGTGTTAACATCGGAATGGAGGAAAAATGAATTCAAAACATTTAAAATATAGTTTTTTTAGTAATTTACGATATATATTTATTAATGTATGGAAATATGATAAACTTTTATTCATATTTTTTACTATTAATTCAATGTTAAATGCATTATATCCACTTGTCATTGCTTTTTTCCCAAAGTTAATTATAGATGAACTGTTGACAAATAGAAGGATAAAGTACTTAATATCCATACTGATACTATTTTTAATTACAACTGCTATTACTGAATTTTTTACCTCTTTATTACAAAGTAAATGTACATTAAAGATAATTATGATCAGAGCTAAATTTCTAAAAAGACATAGCATGAAATGTATGACAACGGACTTTGTAAACACTGAAGATAAAGAATTCTTAAACAATTCAAACAAAGCCCTTAAAGCAATTGAGAAATTTAATTATGGGCTTGAGGGAATGCTTCGTGAATTGTTTAGATTTGGAAGTATTCTTTTAGCCTTTGCAGGATACTCAGTTGTTATACTTACCTTTAATCCATGGGTTTTAATATATTTAGTTATAAGTGTTGTTATTATGTATATTTTTAATTTAAGAGTAAAAAATTATGAATATAGTAAACGTGATGAAGTATCAAATCTTGATAGACATATAAACTATTTAAATAATACAATGTGCGATTTTTTATATGGTAAGGATATTAGAATATACAATATTTCAAAGTGGATAAGTAATAAATTTATAAAATTTACAGATGAAAAGATGACTATCAATAAATCAATTTACAATAAGTATTATAAGAGTAATCTTTTAAATGTGGTGTTTTCTTTTATACGAGAAGGAATTGTTTACTTTTATTTAATCTATTTAATGCTTAATAATAAAATCACCATAGGTAGCTTTGTTATGTATGTTTCAGTTATTGAAAGTTTTTCAGGATGGTTACTAAATGTTATTAGTAGCGCTACAAATTTACATAGTCAAAATATGTATATATGTGATTTGAGAGAATTTTTGGAGGAAAATAACTATAATAAGAAAAATCAAGAACATAATGAATATGATTGTAACAATTTAACTGTCGATGAAGTAGAATTTAGAAATGTATCTTTTAAATATCCTAATAGTGAAAAATATGTGCTAAAAAATTTCTCCTTAAAGATAAATCGTGATGAGAAATTGGCTATTGTTGGTAGGAATGGAGCTGGTAAGACTACAATAATAAAATTATTGTGCAGATTATATTCTCCAACGGAAGGTGAAATTCTTATAAATGGAATAAATATTGAAAGATTTTCCACTGATGAATATAACAAGTTGTTGTCTGTAGTCTTCCAGGAAGTTAAGATATTTGCTTTTTCAGTTGCTGAAAATGTAGCCTTATGTAAAGAGAAAGATATTAACTTTGAAAGGGTATATAAAGTACTTAAGAAGGTAGGATTAAGCTCAAAGATTAAAGGATTAAGTAATGGAACAAGTACTAGTATGTTAAAGTTTTTAGATGAAGATGGAGTTGAATTTTCAGGGGGAGAAAATCAAAGACTAGCTATTTCAAGAGCTATATATAAAAATGGGGACATTGTTATATTAGATGAACCTACCTCAGCCTTAGATGCATTAGCAGAATATGAAATTTATAATAACTTTAATAATATAATGAACGGTAATATAGGAATTTATATCTCCCATAGGCTTTCAAGTACCAGGTTTTGCTCCAATATTATTTTACTTGAAGATGGACAAGTTGTAGAGAAGGGAACGCATAATGAGCTTCTTAATCTCAATGGGAAATATGCAGAACTTTTCAATATCCAAGCAAAATATTATAGATAAGTTTAGTTAGAGGAGAGTTAATTATGGAAGTTAAAAGTAGTATTAGCTTTAAAGAAAAGCTTAGAATAAGTATGAAGTTTATGAAAATAGTTCATTCACTATCTAATAAGTATATTTTGTTATCCTGCATATCAGCTGTATTAAAATCTATTCTAGTATTATTAAATGTAATAATTCCTAAATATCTTATAGATGAATTGTTAGGACAAAAGGAAATTAATGTTTTAACTTTTTATGTTTTAGCTTTGATATTGTCCAATCTTTTACTAAATGCTCTTAATGCATATTTAGAGAATAAAATTAAAATATTGAATGAAAAATTAATAAGAGATCTAGAATTGGATATGGCAAATCATATTATGAATATGAAGTTTGAAAATCTTGAAAGCACTAAGGTTTTGAATTTAAAGGAAGAGGTTTTAAACTCAATTAAAAATCAAAGAGTTATTAATAGAATGCTTAATAGTATATTCAATATTTTTCAAGCAGTAATTTCACTTCTTGGATTGACGGTGATTTTAATAACTTATAATTTTATAATTATTTTAGTAATATTATTAATTGTGTATTTAAATACTAAGTTATATAAAAGG contains:
- a CDS encoding ABC transporter ATP-binding protein, with protein sequence MNSKHLKYSFFSNLRYIFINVWKYDKLLFIFFTINSMLNALYPLVIAFFPKLIIDELLTNRRIKYLISILILFLITTAITEFFTSLLQSKCTLKIIMIRAKFLKRHSMKCMTTDFVNTEDKEFLNNSNKALKAIEKFNYGLEGMLRELFRFGSILLAFAGYSVVILTFNPWVLIYLVISVVIMYIFNLRVKNYEYSKRDEVSNLDRHINYLNNTMCDFLYGKDIRIYNISKWISNKFIKFTDEKMTINKSIYNKYYKSNLLNVVFSFIREGIVYFYLIYLMLNNKITIGSFVMYVSVIESFSGWLLNVISSATNLHSQNMYICDLREFLEENNYNKKNQEHNEYDCNNLTVDEVEFRNVSFKYPNSEKYVLKNFSLKINRDEKLAIVGRNGAGKTTIIKLLCRLYSPTEGEILINGINIERFSTDEYNKLLSVVFQEVKIFAFSVAENVALCKEKDINFERVYKVLKKVGLSSKIKGLSNGTSTSMLKFLDEDGVEFSGGENQRLAISRAIYKNGDIVILDEPTSALDALAEYEIYNNFNNIMNGNIGIYISHRLSSTRFCSNIILLEDGQVVEKGTHNELLNLNGKYAELFNIQAKYYR